A DNA window from Mytilus edulis chromosome 14, xbMytEdul2.2, whole genome shotgun sequence contains the following coding sequences:
- the LOC139504209 gene encoding tripartite motif-containing protein 2-like — MASMSVSLRKAQVPLSCHFCNEQAVQWKCEECDVFMCTSCKEKIHQRLKSAQDHEIVSISDISKENFSQRDVASEVISSVFNTYTTAVPVITSLSCSGDEDVYFTCNKPQERSQLVKGKMLKSSIRTLETLEKIIFDIAVTKDGETFFNDIGYKEVRILTHAGEIKTVVDTSPMIPLSLHVNKDNELIVGLREHGPPFPTTDFSIRQVMIVGKDYKRKVSLETDTKGKKLFSYPARVKTDSTNVLYVSDWFNADHSGRVVAVEANGRLKFTYYGNQTCKTFCPFGISITPSDNIILSDKDSNALHVLNTKGELLGLHFIDKDCKIKRPLSLCIDNEGYLLIGNAPIQDKKDSNANIYVTKIIEHFM, encoded by the coding sequence ATGGCGTCGATGTCGGTCAGTTTAAGAAAAGCACAAGTGCCTCTGTCTTGTCATTTTTGTAATGAACAAGCAGTACAATGGAAATGTGAAGAATGTGATGTATTCATGTGTACGTCGTGTAAGGAGAAAATCCACCAACGACTAAAATCTGCTCAGGATCATGAAATCGTCTCTATTTCCGATATTTCGAAGGAGAATTTTTCTCAAAGGGATGTTGCATCGGAGGTAATTTCTTCAGTTTTTAATACATACACAACGGCAGTACCTGTTATTACTTCTCTATCGTGCTCTGGTGATGAGGATGTATACTTCACCTGTAATAAACCACAAGAAAGGTCTCAATTGGTTAAGGGGAAGATGCTAAAATCATCCATCAGGACATTGgaaacattagaaaaaataatatttgacattGCTGTAACTAAAGACGGTGAaacttttttcaatgatataGGTTATAAAGAAGTTCGTATTTTAACTCATGCAGGCGAGATTAAAACCGTTGTGGATACATCACCAATGATACCCCTGTCTCTGCATGTGAATAAAGACAATGAACTTATAGTTGGACTAAGAGAACATGGACCACCATTTCCAACAACTGACTTTTCTATTAGACAAGTTATGATAGTTGGTAAAGACTATAAAAGGAAAGTATCATTAGAAACCGACACAAAAGGAAAAAAACTGTTCAGCTATCCCGCACGTGTCAAAACAGATTCAACAAATGTATTGTATGTTTCTGATTGGTTTAATGCAGATCACAGCGGTAGGGTAGTGGCAGTAGAGGCAAACGGTCGTCTGAAGTTTACATACTATGGTAATCAAACTTGCAAAACATTTTGTCCTTTCGGAATCTCGATTACACCAAGTGATAACATTATACTTTCAGACAAAGATAGCAACGCATTGCATGTTTTAAATACCAAAGGAGAACTTCTTGGCCtgcattttattgataaagattgTAAAATTAAACGACCGCTCTCGTTGTGTATAGACAATGAAGGATATTTATTAATAGGAAATGCTCCGATACAAGACAAAAAAGACAGTAATGCAAACATTTATGTGACTAAGATAATAGAGCATTTTATGTGA
- the LOC139504210 gene encoding uncharacterized protein: protein MALNSVSLRKAQVSLSCHFCNKQGVRWKCEECDVFLCTSCKGNIHQRLKSAQDHDVVSISEICRDKPSRREVSSLVISSVFKSYITTMPAINSLLCSGNDLIYFIDQNARLVKGQLQESSIKTLQTLDKKIFDIAVNKEGEILFKEMISNNAVCSLTHKGKIRTVVDTSPMRPLSLHINKDNELIVGLREHGPAFPVTEFSVRQVIIFDSDYERKVLLETDKKGKKLFCYPARITTDSKNVLYVADWMDEYHGGRIVAVDVNGRLKFTYNGDLYLETFLPHGIAITPSDNIILSDEKSNSLHILNSRGELLGLHFIEKEYNIEKPHSLCIDSEGYLLIGRGLIKGSDAKIYMVKIAEHFMIL from the coding sequence ATGGCGTTAAACTCTGTCAGTTTGAGAAAAGCCCAGGTCTCACTTTCATGCCATTTTTGCAATAAACAAGGAGTACGATGGAAATGTGAGGAATGTGATGTATTCTTGTGTACGTCCTGCAAGGGGAATATTCATCAGCGACTAAAATCTGCGCAGGATCATGATGTTGTCTCTATTTCCGAAATTTGCAGAGACAAGCCTTCTCGAAGGGAAGTTTCATCTTTAGTGATTTCTTCAGTTTTCAAATCCTACATAACCACAATGCCTGCTATTAATTCTTTGTTGTGTTCTGGTAATGATCTTATATATTTCATCGATCAAAATGCTCGTTTGGTGAAGGGCCAATTGCAAGAATCGTCAATAAAAACATTGCAGACTTTGGAtaagaaaatatttgacattgctGTAAATAAAGAAGGTGAAATCCTATTCAAGGAGATGATTAGTAATAACGCTGTTTGTAGTTTAACTCATAAAGGCAAGATAAGGACTGTTGTGGATACCTCTCCAATGCGGCCCCTATCTCTGCATATTAATAAAGACAATGAATTAATAGTTGGATTGAGAGAACATGGACCAGCATTTCCAGTAACCGAATTTTCTGTCagacaagttatcatttttgatAGCGATTATGAACGAAAAGTACTTTTAGAAACCGAcaaaaaaggaaagaaattgttttgCTATCCCGCCCGTATCACAACAGATTCAAAAAATGTATTGTATGTTGCTGACTGGATGGACGAATATCATGGCGGAAGAATAGTGGCAGTAGATGTAAACGGTCGTCTGAAATTTACCTACAacggtgatctatatttagaaacatttttaccacatggaaTTGCCATTACACCGAGCGATAACATTATACTTTCAGACGAAAAGAGCAACTCCTTACATATTTTGAATTCCAGAGGTGAACTTCTTGGACTGCATTTCATTGAGAAGGAATATAATATTGAAAAGCCGCATTCGCTTTGCATAGACAGTGAAGGGTATTTATTAATTGGACGAGGTTTGATAAAAGGCAGTGACGCAAAAATTTATATGGTCAAAATAGCGGAACATTTTATGATATTATAA
- the LOC139504211 gene encoding tripartite motif-containing protein 2-like, giving the protein MVDNNNVCILSQSGEINTVIDTSPMRPLSLHVNKDNELIVGIKEQGPIFPVQKDSVRQVIIFGSDNKRKLTLETNTTGKKFFNYPARIETDSANVLYVADWMDTDLSGRVVAVNTNGNLKFAYAGQKDLQPFFPHGIAITPSDNIILSDQSNNALHVLNSKGELLGLHLLYSILHIKAPLSLCFDHEGHLLIGSGKLDNSNAKIYVTKVVTKIV; this is encoded by the coding sequence ATGGTTGACAATAACAATGTATGTATATTGTCTCAGTCAGGGGAGATAAATACTGTCATCGATACCTCACCAATGAGGCCATTGTCTTTGCACGTAAACAAGGACAATGAATTGATAGTTGGAATAAAAGAACAAGGACCAATCTTTCCTGTACAAAAAGATTCAGTCAGACAAGTCATCATTTTCGGCAGCGACAATAAGAGAAAATTGACATTGGAAACCAACACAACAGGAAAAAAATTTTTCAATTATCCCGCTCGTATCGAAACAGATTCTGCAAATGTATTGTACGTAGCTGATTGGATGGATACCGATTTGAGCGGGAGAGTAGTTGCTGTTAACACGAATGGTAATCTAAAGTTTGCGTACGCAGGTCAAAAAGATTTACAACCATTCTTTCCACATGGTATCGCCATAACACCCAGTGATAATATTATACTCTCGGACCAAAGTAACAATGCATTACACGTTTTGAATTCCAAAGGAGAACTCCTCGGACTACATTTATTATATAGCATATTACATATTAAAGCACCTTTATCGCTGTGTTTTGACCATGAAGGACATTTGCTAATTGGAAGTGGGAAGCTGGACAACAGTAACGCAAAGATATATGTGACAAAAGTGGTGACAAAAATCGTTTAA